A region of the Mus musculus strain C57BL/6J chromosome X, GRCm38.p6 C57BL/6J genome:
CAGGAAATGCCTGAtatagttttttcttttcctcccttgaGAGGAAAGAATCAGAATAAAATTTCTCCACATAAGGTGGAGGAGCATTGAGACCAGAAGGCCTAGAGGTGGCCTGCTCTGTGTCCCCAGTAACTTTTAgttttttctctgatttcttcacTCGCCTTTCATCTGGATGGTATCTTTCTTCTTCATAGTGAGCTCCCTCATATTCTAACTCCTCTTCCTCATAGGGGCTAAGCTCATCTGTTTTTAAGCTATCAAACCTCAAAGCCTCTAGTTCCTTTACCGGATAAaggcttttctttctctgaactttctccttttcctttttctctccctgggGATTTATCcccaaatctttcacttcctcggACTCAAGGTCTTTCGAAGGGCCTTGCTTCTTATGTGcacttttccttttttgagcTCTTAACCTATCACCCCGCTCTGTTTCTGGCATACTGTCTTGTAATTCTTCTAATACCCCCTGTCCTGCTATTATTACTGGATGGCATCTCTCATCCTCCGGGCACGATTTCACCAGTTTCCATAATGCCATGGTCCCTACCTTTAATTTCCCATTATGTTGTTCCTTAAGTAAGTCTCCCCTTAATTTCTCCCAAGAGGTAAGGGTTAGCGACCCTGAACACCTGTACCAAGGTACCAGGCGATCAACCTCCTTGACGAATGTTTCTAAGGTTCTTGTAGAAACTTTTATCTCACGCTGCTTTAAGACAGACTGCAGCGCTGTGATCACAGAATGTGAAGTTCCCATACTGCTCCTTTATCTACAGAAGAGGCTTAAATATGGGACAGGCACCACGGCTTAGTTACATCCGCCTGACCGTGCCTAATAGCAGTCAAAATTCATCACCACCTCTGGTGAATGCAGGATAAAACCAGGAGGAATAGGGTTAACACAGCCAACACGAAAACAAAAGATTTCATTACCGCCTTCCAGTTAAGGGGAGGGATTAAAGGGATTAAAGCCAGACATGTCTCTCAGAGCTTACCTTTTTCCCACTACGGTTCTGGATCTTCTCCGCTTGGATGGAGGGCCCCTCTCTGGCGCTGGGCGGTGGTGAGGCGATTCCCGGGTTTCATCACCAATTGGTCCCATGCTATTGTTCTTCGCCAGCGAAACACATGCACGGCACAAAAGATCCTTCTGTAGTTAATCTTTATTTCATAACgatgaggtagacaaagaaggctcagaaacaTGTATGGCTTAAATACCCCCTGGTGTGACGTGTCTATATACGACTTGCAGCTTTACCCACGATCTCATACACCCCGGGGATGGGCTAGTGACTTTGGCGGGCTTTTGCTCCCTGCACATGCTCACAACACAGCTTGATCTAAACAAAGAGATCGGTTTGGCACAATGGAGGTTTAGCGCCATCTAGTGACGGCACGTATATTGCGGCTTTCTACATTTACCTACCTAATCAGATagcagactaatatccaatatatataaagaactcaagaaggtagactccagaaaatcaaccccattaaaaaatggggctcagagctaaacaaagaattttcacctgaggaataccgaatggctgagaagcacctgataaaatgttcaacatccttaatcatcagggaaatgcaaatcaaaaaaaccctgagattctacctcataccagtcagaatggctaagatcaaaaattcaggtgacagcagattctggcaaggatgtggagaaagaggaacactcctccattgttggtgggattgcaagcttgtacaaccactctggaaatcagtctggcggttcctcagaaaattggacatagtactactgcaggatcccgcaatacctctcctgggcatatatccagaagatgttccaaccgataagaaggacacatgctccactatgttcatagcagccttatttataatagctagaaggtGGAGAGAAACctgatgcctctcaacagaggaatggatacagaaaatgtggtacatctacacaatggggtactactcagctattaaaaagaatgaatttatgaaattcctaggcaaatagatggacctggaaggcatcatcctgagtgaggtaacccagtcacaaaagaactcacacaatatgtactcactgataagtggatattagcccaggaacttagaattcccaagatataagatacaatttgctaaacacatgaaactcaagaagaatgaagaccaaagtgtggacactttgccccttcttagaattgggaacaaaacacccatggaaggagttacagagacacagtttggagctgagacaaaaggatggaccatctagagactgccatatctggggatccatcccataatcagcttccaaacgctgacaccattgcatacactagcaagattttgctgaaaggacccagatagatctgtcttttgtgagactatgccagggcctagcaaacacagaagtggatgctcacagtcagctattggatggatcacagggcccccaatggaggagctagagaaagtaaccaaggagctaaagggatctgcaaccctataggtggaacaacaatatgaactacccagtactccccagagcttgtttctctagctgcatatgtatcagaagttggcctagtcggccatcagtggaaagagaggtccattggttatgcaaactttatatgcctcagtacaggggaacaccagggccaagaagtgggagtgggtgggtggaggagtgggtgggggagcgtgtgggggacttttgggatatcattggaaatgtaaataaaataaatacctaattaaaaaaaagaaaacacacccaTCCCAATTTACAATTAGAAAGTAGCAAGATAATTATGTAATTTTACTAGAACAGAAAAATcaattcttgtttctttttatgtttgcTCAAATGACTACCCCAAAATTTCCAAAAATAAGAAATTAGCATAACAATTTGATAAAAATTGTTGAAGAGAAATAATCTGTTtctgtataattttaaaattaatagctATATGGGCCAATTCAGTGTCTTAGAAAGTCATTTCACTTagattcttcttttctttgtttctgaaaaattttgtacatgtttttGTGTTTGAATTCTTTTCCTGTAGTAGCATTTGATACTCCTTTTGGTTGTTTCTGAAAGTATTTGTTAACTAGGTGGCAGAAACAGGATACTAAGTGTAACCCTGTGGAGGTTTGAGAGTCCTTTGTGCTAGTGTAAAATCTGTAAGAATCTCTTGGTCTGTATTGTAAGAACAAGCAAATGGTACCCCAAACTTACAGGTTATAGATGAAGTTATTTTAACTGCCATGACTTGTCCAAAATAGTGAAATATTTCTGCTAAACCTATAAGGTGAAATAAGGCACCACTACTTCAGATTGTTTCTCCCAGATATTTGgttacagcaatgagaaaagtagctAACACAACTTATTTATTCTAATTTTCATGAACTTAAGCTGGAATATTCCAAAGAATTCCACTAATATTATCATATTTTCACCTCCATCATGGCTACATTGCTTGTACATTTTGGCATTTATATATTTGGCCagatttgaatatactttcaaaataaaatgcagTCAATAATAAATatgacatataaatataaattctacATTGAAAATTATATCCACGGGATTTTTATAATAATCTCAACTTTTAATAGAGAAgtaattacttttttattatataagGAATACTTGAGGCATTCTTGCCTATATTGAGGAGTCTGGCTTGTTAGTGATAGTTCATGCATATTTCAAAATTCCATGTTCTTGGAATGGGTATTTCCTTTGCAATAATATTAAGAGTATGAATAGTATATTCTTTCCAACAGAAAATCCAATCAGATTTGACAAGTCATGAGATAAGtttagaagaaatgaagaaacataACCAGGGGAAGGATGCCAACCAAAGGGTTCTTTCACAAATTGATGTTGCACaggtatgttttattttatatcccAGGGTGATTGATTATTAGACAACTTGGTTATcatcaaatttaaaattataatatggCATCTATcagtataatatttaaaaaataacttctgTACACTGTAAAGATAAGTTAAGATACGACTGCTTAGTATAACATTTATTCAGAATACTAAATTTTCTAAACGACATGTTCTATGTGCTAGAAAATGATATACAAATTtccatttatattattttaaatttttttcagaaaatgatAATTGACTGTTTGCATTTTAAAGATAGATTAATTAGTATTTCTTTATATTCTCTGTTACAGAAAAAATTACAAGATGTCTCCATGAAATTTCGATTATTCCAAAAACCAGCCAATTTTGAACAACGTCTAGAGGAAAGTAAGATGATTTTAGATGAAGTCAAGATGCATTTGCCTGCATTGGAAACCAAGAGTGTTGAACAGGAAGTAATTCAGTCACAACTAAGTCATTGTGTGGTATGTATTGCTAGTGGCAAATATCCGGCTACCTTTTCAGTTTGCTATATTAGAAGAATTCAATAATCTTTGGTAACAATGTATTTTACACAACTGTAATAATTATAACACGTAGTTTTAAGATTAAGGAAAATCACAATATATTAAGATATAGTTCTTATAGAAATAATAGTCATTTGGTGGCATTTTAGGTGTATGATTTTTGAGTCAATAATTTTGTTAATggctaaagaataaaaaatgagtCCTATTTACATTATTCTCTCTTGGTACATATTATGAAAAGGAAATCAAGAAATGAAATAGTCTAATCTAGAAATAGCAACTGCAGCAGTAGTTGTAATATTATTAACCATTCCAGAATTTATGTTTCTCAGTGAGTTTAAATGTTGTACAGTAGTCATCTTTATTCTCCAGGTTACAGATTACCTGAGAGAAAATAAAGACAGCTGTGAAAGACACCACAGATTGCATTCTAAATACAACAAATCCTAATGTATTGAATTTACATTGAAATGTCACCAGACTACAAAACATAAATCTATATCATTTGTCCTATAAGATGTCTTTATAAATGTACCAATTGTATCTGTATAGATGGGTAAATTCTTCCTATTTAGCAAGTACTTTCATCGATAATTTGGATGTGTTTAATGGAATAATTGCATTAAGTAATTTCACCATCCAAAATAGAATTTTTATAATGTTATGCAGGGATTTTCTGATAATAGACAAATAAGAATAGGCATACCTAGTGTCATATCTTaacattttcaagaaaaaatgaaaatgtaaattacCATTACTTACATATGCAATGGGAAAGACATTCATTCTTTTCAAATAGGATAATGCTTCATATCTTCCAGTTAATGATCTCAAAACAAACATGCCTATGTCTGTATAAAGGAAACAGCACAAAACATTAGCTTGGCTTGTATCTAGTTCTGGTATTAATATTGAAAGCAATGGGAATACATTTTCTGTAAAGACATCtttctttcacaaattttatattatctacttttaaatataatttatgatGATATATATTATAACTGAATCCTTGTCTTCAagaacttttgtttttatgtatgttaattgttgatgatgacaatgatgatggtgatgataatatTTTAAGAGGCTTCACTATATAAACT
Encoded here:
- the Gm46696 gene encoding igE-binding protein-like; its protein translation is MGTSHSVITALQSVLKQREIKVSTRTLETFVKEVDRLVPWYRCSGSLTLTSWEKLRGDLLKEQHNGKLKVGTMALWKLVKSCPEDERCHPVIIAGQGVLEELQDSMPETERGDRLRAQKRKSAHKKQGPSKDLESEEVKDLGINPQGEKKEKEKVQRKKSLYPVKELEALRFDSLKTDELSPYEEEELEYEGAHYEEERYHPDERRVKKSEKKLKVTGDTEQATSRPSGLNAPPPYVEKFYSDSFLSREEKKKLYQAFPVFEVADGQRIHAPVEYIQIKELAESVCNYGVNANFTISQVERFATLAMTPGDWQTTLKAALPNMRQYMEWKALWYDASQAQAKVNATAEGDQRNWTFELLTGQGQYVNNQTNYDWGAYTQINSAAIKTWKALSKKGESGGYLKKIIQNPQEPFSDFVARMTEAAGRIFGDPEQAMPLVEQLIYEQATQECRAAITPRKSKGLQDWLRVCRELGGPLTNAGLVAAILQSQRHSDTSNHKVC